One stretch of Helicobacter jaachi DNA includes these proteins:
- a CDS encoding TonB-dependent receptor, whose protein sequence is MPHTHKFDKLITTGSALQSDVSLIPGNVSVVDSQTISTMPNTKIADVVKKLAGVRIHDDFSFNPRPQIKIRGINYGTLVMLDGVILSDLEGEARILNQISLYDVKRVEVARGSFASLYGTNAMGGVINFITDMPQDFEAQAIMGYGHELSKNTGDNTFRFYGSVGDVFFDKKLKIKLSAGYTSSDIEAGFPTYLANNAVNTAALAGMSGYYVDKAGKYILGTGGRRQLEIYDIRFKARLDMGERDSVETMVSFSNHNNTFGKWRSFLSDANGNATHLVNGRDYFVGSGFGGIGSYSHLLGNLTYTHAYDNAFLKVALSSVNLFSTWQDANVASGADRNGGAGTTQDINSSSNYLDIIYQNTYFSNHTISAATQFRYYKLTQKQRNMTNWLINSSRGDTYRSFGSEAFVASGYVNVDSQWTSSISSTLGLRYDLWQNFNGYFYNQANTTQNSDNQSNSLSIFSPKLGINYNPSLNDAQNLIFKASIGTGFRMPTMRDKYFTPAGMIWSISPSLKHERAISFDVGAEYALDSQTLNGVLNTSLYYFHIELDDMIYRAGNGSAANPTRYMNAGKGRILGVEYAFSLPLFVHRLSLDGNYTLTHATIVDNPINPATEGKQLATIPRHTANLSLNYAPRITQNAKGGGIYGSLWAFYVAPFYVDDLNTTPLKNTFGYYEEQFSLNAKVGYAFNNGLDVSLSAYNITNNRYYDYYQVSGTSLYAQLGYKY, encoded by the coding sequence TTGCCACATACTCATAAGTTTGATAAGCTCATCACTACAGGTTCAGCATTGCAAAGCGATGTTTCACTTATACCGGGCAATGTAAGTGTGGTAGATTCTCAAACGATTTCCACTATGCCAAACACTAAAATCGCTGATGTGGTTAAAAAGCTCGCAGGTGTGCGCATACACGATGATTTTAGCTTTAATCCTAGACCGCAGATTAAAATTCGTGGCATTAATTATGGCACGCTTGTCATGCTTGATGGCGTGATTTTAAGTGACTTAGAGGGCGAGGCTAGAATCTTAAATCAAATTTCACTCTATGATGTTAAGCGCGTGGAGGTGGCACGCGGGAGTTTTGCTAGCCTTTATGGCACAAATGCTATGGGAGGTGTGATAAATTTCATTACCGATATGCCACAAGACTTTGAAGCGCAGGCTATTATGGGCTATGGACATGAGCTAAGTAAAAACACAGGAGATAATACTTTTAGATTCTATGGGAGTGTTGGCGATGTGTTTTTTGATAAAAAATTAAAGATTAAATTGAGCGCTGGCTACACAAGTAGCGATATAGAGGCTGGATTTCCCACATATTTGGCTAATAATGCCGTAAATACTGCTGCTCTAGCTGGTATGAGCGGGTATTATGTGGATAAAGCAGGCAAATATATACTTGGCACAGGTGGGCGCAGGCAGTTGGAGATTTATGATATTCGCTTTAAGGCGCGCCTTGATATGGGGGAGCGTGATAGTGTGGAAACTATGGTGAGTTTTTCTAATCATAACAATACCTTTGGCAAATGGCGCAGTTTTTTGAGCGATGCAAATGGGAATGCCACGCATCTGGTAAATGGCAGGGATTATTTTGTAGGCTCTGGCTTTGGGGGTATTGGGAGCTATTCGCATCTTTTGGGAAATCTCACCTATACTCATGCTTATGATAACGCATTTTTAAAAGTGGCGCTATCAAGTGTTAATCTTTTCAGCACTTGGCAAGATGCAAATGTGGCGAGTGGGGCGGATAGAAATGGTGGAGCAGGGACGACACAAGATATTAATTCAAGTAGTAATTATCTTGATATAATCTATCAAAACACTTATTTTAGCAATCACACCATATCTGCTGCAACGCAGTTTCGCTACTATAAGCTTACTCAAAAGCAGCGCAATATGACAAACTGGCTCATTAATAGTTCGCGCGGCGATACTTATCGTTCTTTTGGCAGTGAAGCTTTTGTCGCGAGTGGATATGTGAATGTAGATTCTCAATGGACTTCTTCAATAAGCAGCACTTTGGGCTTGCGGTATGATTTGTGGCAAAATTTTAATGGATATTTTTATAATCAAGCCAATACCACACAAAATAGCGACAATCAAAGCAATAGCCTATCTATTTTTAGTCCAAAATTGGGGATAAATTATAATCCTAGCTTGAATGATGCGCAAAATCTTATATTTAAAGCAAGTATAGGCACAGGCTTTAGAATGCCAACCATGCGTGATAAATACTTCACACCCGCGGGAATGATTTGGAGTATTAGCCCAAGCCTTAAGCATGAGCGAGCTATCAGTTTTGATGTAGGTGCGGAATATGCGCTAGATTCTCAAACTTTAAATGGTGTGCTAAATACGAGTTTGTATTATTTTCATATAGAGCTAGATGATATGATTTATCGTGCAGGCAATGGCAGTGCAGCTAATCCAACGCGCTATATGAATGCCGGTAAGGGACGCATTTTAGGCGTAGAGTATGCTTTTTCATTGCCACTTTTTGTGCATAGATTAAGCCTAGATGGAAACTATACGCTCACTCACGCTACTATTGTAGATAATCCCATAAATCCTGCCACAGAGGGTAAGCAGCTAGCCACTATCCCACGACATACGGCAAATTTATCACTTAATTATGCCCCGCGTATTACCCAAAATGCCAAGGGAGGAGGCATATATGGCTCATTGTGGGCATTTTATGTCGCGCCCTTTTATGTTGATGATTTAAATACCACGCCGCTTAAAAATACTTTTGGATATTATGAGGAGCAATTTAGCCTCAATGCTAAAGTGGGCTATGCGTTTAATAATGGGCTTGATGTGTCTTTGAGTGCGTATAATATTACAAACAACCGCTACTATGACTACTATCAAGTTTCAGGTACCAGCCTCTATGCGCAATTGGGCTATAAGTATTAA
- a CDS encoding ABC transporter ATP-binding protein: MNPLLYASNLAHSFETTLYENLTLKANEGESIAILGVSGSGKSSILNNLSTLLPPKSGRVSLFGIEDVYKLPAKEQLLLRRLRIGIVFQAHYLFRGFSGLENLKVASILSNQPIDEQLLESFDIAKVIHKPIGELSGGQQQRLSIARVLTKKPKIIFADEPTGNLDKQTALRVMEIIFDYVRVQKAALILATHDQSIAKACNKIYHLYDKALHEVH; this comes from the coding sequence ATGAATCCGCTGCTCTATGCGAGTAATCTCGCCCACAGCTTTGAAACTACCCTCTATGAAAATCTCACACTTAAAGCCAATGAGGGCGAAAGTATAGCCATTTTGGGCGTGAGTGGGAGTGGGAAATCAAGCATTTTAAATAATCTCTCCACCCTACTTCCGCCCAAAAGTGGGCGCGTGAGCCTCTTTGGCATAGAAGATGTGTATAAACTGCCTGCAAAGGAGCAGCTTTTATTGCGGCGGCTGCGTATAGGGATTGTATTTCAGGCGCATTATTTGTTTCGTGGATTTAGCGGATTAGAAAATCTCAAAGTCGCCTCAATCCTTTCAAATCAACCCATTGATGAGCAGTTATTAGAATCTTTTGACATTGCAAAAGTTATCCATAAACCCATAGGCGAGCTTAGCGGCGGGCAGCAGCAGCGGCTATCTATCGCGCGCGTGCTTACCAAAAAGCCAAAAATTATCTTTGCCGATGAGCCAACGGGCAATTTAGACAAACAAACAGCCCTGCGCGTTATGGAGATTATCTTTGATTATGTCCGCGTGCAAAAAGCCGCGCTAATCCTTGCCACACACGACCAAAGCATAGCCAAAGCATGCAATAAAATCTATCATCTCTATGACAAAGCCCTGCACGAAGTGCATTGA
- a CDS encoding MBOAT family O-acyltransferase, with amino-acid sequence MSFFSIEFSLLLLAFFMLYWLLQSLTLQNLALLCFNYIVIYLFNPYFALIVCIYTCLVYFLALFIDTMRSRFAFLCCVCVALLFLCFFKYYANIKDEFDALLALLGLDFIEADIIFPLGISFYTFASITYLCAVYEGSKNLMQDSYYEEGNPAIEGFIPLATYLSFFATFMAGPIMRSGFFFSQYHAKRSFGSIDSIIALIIFGVVKKAFIANYLEIYASPILNAPFEYHSLELLCALFAYSIQIYCDFSGYVNLMCAFGLMLGFHLPPNFNMPYMAKNIKDFWSRWHISLSTFIRDFIYIPLGGNRKGFINTQIFVLIAFGLSGLWHGNTWTFLLWGLLHGLGLVWLNCLKALEIDFSALPFVGALCTFLFVSFCWIFFYYHSLDEVGSFFVAFAQGFAKSAPLYVWWLLGAYFIIFLCYPLMRGSMEACAKVLSFIPFVIKPFVLCVIFTLIIGFMPSGIPNFIYASF; translated from the coding sequence ATGAGTTTTTTCTCCATTGAATTTAGCCTTTTGCTGCTAGCATTTTTTATGCTCTATTGGCTACTTCAATCACTCACTTTACAGAATCTAGCCCTGCTTTGTTTTAATTATATAGTTATTTATTTGTTTAACCCCTACTTCGCGCTTATTGTGTGCATTTATACTTGTTTGGTGTATTTTCTAGCCCTTTTTATCGATACGATGCGTTCGCGTTTTGCGTTTTTGTGCTGCGTGTGCGTGGCACTTTTGTTTTTGTGCTTTTTTAAATATTATGCCAATATTAAAGATGAATTTGATGCGCTTTTAGCCCTTTTAGGGCTTGATTTCATAGAAGCAGATATTATCTTTCCGCTAGGCATTAGTTTTTATACTTTTGCGTCTATTACTTACCTGTGCGCGGTGTATGAGGGCAGTAAAAATCTTATGCAAGATAGTTATTATGAGGAGGGAAATCCAGCCATTGAGGGCTTTATCCCACTTGCGACTTATTTATCATTTTTTGCCACATTTATGGCGGGACCCATTATGCGCAGTGGGTTTTTCTTTTCACAATATCACGCCAAACGCTCCTTTGGCAGTATAGATTCTATAATCGCGCTTATTATTTTTGGCGTCGTTAAAAAGGCATTTATCGCTAATTATTTAGAGATTTACGCCTCGCCTATACTTAATGCACCCTTTGAATACCATAGCCTTGAGCTTTTGTGCGCGCTTTTTGCATACAGCATACAGATTTATTGTGATTTTAGCGGGTATGTAAATCTTATGTGCGCCTTTGGGCTTATGCTAGGCTTTCATCTACCACCAAATTTTAATATGCCCTATATGGCAAAAAATATTAAAGACTTTTGGAGCAGGTGGCATATTAGCCTATCTACCTTTATTCGCGATTTTATCTATATCCCGCTAGGTGGTAATAGAAAGGGCTTTATTAATACGCAAATCTTTGTGCTTATCGCCTTTGGTTTATCAGGCTTATGGCATGGGAATACTTGGACATTTCTGCTTTGGGGGCTTTTGCATGGGCTTGGCTTAGTGTGGCTTAACTGCTTAAAAGCCCTTGAGATAGATTTTAGCGCTTTGCCTTTTGTTGGTGCGCTTTGCACATTTTTATTCGTGAGTTTTTGCTGGATTTTCTTTTATTATCATTCGCTTGATGAGGTGGGCAGCTTTTTTGTAGCCTTTGCTCAAGGCTTTGCTAAAAGCGCGCCACTTTATGTGTGGTGGCTGCTTGGAGCGTATTTTATTATCTTTTTGTGCTACCCGCTTATGCGCGGTAGTATGGAGGCGTGCGCAAAGGTGCTAAGCTTTATCCCATTTGTGATTAAGCCCTTTGTGCTTTGTGTGATTTTTACGCTCATCATTGGGTTTATGCCCTCTGGCATACCTAATTTTATTTATGCGAGTTTTTAA
- a CDS encoding DedA family protein: MEDTMSSLEQWGYVLLLLYSFGGGYVGLVTAGVMSALGKMDLWLAIVVACAGNMLGSSLLAFLARYQKKELITFLSKHKRKIALSQIWLKRYGSWLIVFSKYIYGVKTIVPLAIGFSRFNLKTFLLINAFSCVVWAVIVGLCGYYASHWVIILLEKIDAHSYIVPFVLLGIGICVYLLIAQASKKVKKSL; the protein is encoded by the coding sequence ATGGAAGATACGATGAGCTCACTTGAGCAATGGGGGTATGTGCTGTTATTGCTATATAGCTTTGGCGGGGGGTATGTGGGGCTTGTTACAGCGGGTGTGATGAGTGCGCTTGGGAAAATGGATTTGTGGCTAGCCATTGTGGTGGCTTGCGCTGGAAATATGCTCGGCAGCTCACTTCTAGCCTTTCTTGCTCGCTATCAAAAAAAAGAGCTTATCACCTTTCTCTCTAAGCATAAACGCAAAATCGCCCTTTCACAAATTTGGCTCAAGCGCTATGGCTCGTGGCTCATTGTCTTTAGCAAATATATTTATGGTGTAAAAACTATCGTGCCGCTTGCCATTGGCTTTAGCCGCTTTAATCTCAAAACATTTCTGCTCATTAACGCATTCTCCTGCGTAGTGTGGGCGGTGATTGTGGGATTATGCGGATATTATGCAAGCCATTGGGTAATTATACTGCTTGAAAAGATTGATGCGCACTCCTATATCGTGCCTTTTGTGCTGCTTGGCATAGGTATATGCGTATATTTACTTATCGCGCAAGCCTCCAAAAAAGTGAAAAAAAGTTTATAG
- a CDS encoding capsular biosynthesis protein, which produces MKKSILILAAANIATCPRAMRMVEILKDDYDVSVMGIDSDTAPMPKLEDLSKKYAHIKSFSYPVYKKRNLWREMRLWWHCLSKQWDKLSFIHNRMQILYHLQKYHYDVIICHDVLLLPVLFQGLAQSGRLGITKVIFDAREFYPWQNTSSLRWRILFQPFFTYLCASYAPRADIMLSVSPTFCALYRQHFGLRARLLMSLPYAYNLSPTPINAQKIKILYHGALNQNRDIHKLINLCKYLDERFYIDFIFTGGEAKFRQYIESSVQKLIIQGKHIRILPPVSLEEIIPFGNAYDVGLLYIPKHNKNLLATLPNKLFEYTQSCLSILMPPIKQIQHLAPHHCIIAQDFSIPALAHALNALNAQEIMQRKLNAHNAAQNLHIGANAQKVRDIVKTLT; this is translated from the coding sequence ATGAAAAAGTCCATCTTAATCTTAGCCGCAGCAAACATTGCCACATGCCCGCGCGCTATGCGTATGGTTGAGATATTAAAAGATGATTATGATGTAAGCGTAATGGGCATTGATAGCGATACTGCGCCCATGCCAAAGCTAGAGGATTTATCTAAAAAATATGCGCATATCAAAAGCTTTAGCTATCCTGTGTATAAAAAGCGCAATTTGTGGCGTGAAATGCGGCTATGGTGGCATTGCTTAAGCAAGCAGTGGGATAAACTAAGCTTTATTCATAATCGAATGCAGATTCTATATCATTTGCAAAAATATCATTATGATGTGATTATTTGCCATGATGTGCTGCTTTTACCAGTTTTATTTCAAGGATTAGCACAAAGTGGGCGCTTGGGCATTACAAAAGTTATTTTTGATGCGCGTGAATTTTATCCATGGCAAAACACTAGCTCACTGCGCTGGCGGATACTTTTTCAGCCTTTTTTTACTTATTTGTGCGCGAGTTACGCGCCTAGAGCGGATATAATGCTTAGTGTCTCACCCACATTTTGTGCGCTATATAGACAGCATTTTGGGCTTAGAGCGCGGCTACTTATGTCCTTGCCCTATGCTTATAATCTCTCTCCCACGCCCATTAATGCGCAAAAAATTAAGATTCTCTATCACGGCGCACTTAATCAAAATCGTGATATTCATAAGCTCATCAATCTATGCAAATACCTTGATGAGCGCTTTTATATAGATTTTATTTTTACTGGCGGGGAGGCAAAATTTCGCCAATATATAGAATCTAGCGTGCAAAAACTCATCATTCAAGGCAAACATATAAGGATTTTGCCCCCTGTAAGCTTAGAGGAAATCATTCCCTTTGGCAATGCCTATGATGTGGGGCTACTCTATATCCCTAAGCACAATAAAAATTTGCTCGCCACACTGCCTAATAAGCTTTTTGAATACACACAATCATGCCTTAGCATACTTATGCCACCCATTAAGCAAATCCAACATCTTGCACCACATCACTGCATTATCGCGCAGGATTTTTCAATCCCCGCTCTTGCTCATGCGCTTAATGCTTTAAATGCGCAAGAAATTATGCAGCGCAAACTTAATGCCCACAACGCCGCACAGAATCTACACATCGGCGCTAATGCCCAAAAAGTGCGCGATATAGTAAAAACTCTTACATAA
- a CDS encoding extracellular solute-binding protein — protein sequence MKIFRLGLLAALCMCFLEAKTQIIVSYSYTWFNELHNKIKADFERENPDIEVKFTAPTQHYEEQTAKLLREKIVNKLPDVAFDSFNYLPTLQSKNIPQPLDSYLTDKEERGYTDKMLKPTTLNGKVYAIPFAASMPVAYYNMDLVKKAGWNKPLPKTWDEVFELANMINKLPGKQGAYFANLTHVWLQMALVMSQGGEFINKKGKIGFDNEIGEWVFKLLSDFHTKAKMPNIKVPDALKSFYAGNLGMYFESSAGLTMMEKSVGKNFELKVSKWPSVKSGGQLPVGGSVVMLTSTKNAEAAMKYIKYVTSTANKYVPQYTGYMTTNAKSLQELKSFYDKNPNYTVAPSQIEIMGIWPTFPGDNALKCAELVYTYSEQLLTGERTDYKNVLKEMTRDVNKLLP from the coding sequence ATGAAAATCTTTCGTTTAGGCTTACTAGCGGCTTTGTGTATGTGCTTTTTGGAGGCTAAAACACAAATTATTGTGTCATATAGCTATACTTGGTTTAATGAATTGCATAATAAAATTAAGGCAGATTTTGAGCGTGAGAATCCTGATATTGAAGTGAAATTTACCGCCCCAACACAACATTATGAGGAGCAAACTGCAAAGCTCTTGCGTGAAAAGATTGTAAATAAGCTCCCTGATGTGGCTTTTGATAGCTTTAACTACTTGCCTACACTGCAAAGTAAAAATATCCCACAGCCTCTAGATTCTTATCTTACTGACAAAGAGGAGCGCGGCTACACAGATAAAATGCTAAAGCCAACCACACTTAATGGCAAAGTATATGCTATCCCTTTTGCAGCCTCTATGCCTGTGGCATATTACAATATGGACTTAGTAAAAAAAGCTGGCTGGAATAAACCGCTTCCTAAAACTTGGGACGAAGTATTTGAGCTTGCAAATATGATAAACAAGCTACCGGGCAAGCAAGGTGCGTATTTTGCAAACCTTACGCATGTATGGCTACAAATGGCGCTTGTAATGTCTCAAGGCGGTGAATTCATCAATAAAAAAGGCAAAATCGGCTTTGATAATGAAATTGGTGAGTGGGTATTTAAACTCCTAAGCGACTTCCACACTAAGGCTAAAATGCCAAATATTAAAGTGCCTGATGCGCTAAAGTCTTTCTATGCGGGCAATCTTGGTATGTATTTTGAAAGCTCTGCTGGACTTACTATGATGGAAAAAAGCGTGGGTAAAAACTTTGAACTTAAAGTATCTAAATGGCCAAGTGTGAAAAGTGGCGGGCAATTACCCGTTGGCGGTAGTGTGGTAATGCTTACCTCTACTAAAAACGCAGAAGCAGCTATGAAATACATTAAGTATGTAACAAGCACAGCAAATAAATATGTGCCACAATACACAGGCTATATGACTACTAATGCTAAATCTTTGCAAGAGCTTAAGAGTTTCTATGATAAGAATCCAAACTACACTGTTGCGCCTTCACAAATTGAGATTATGGGTATATGGCCTACATTCCCCGGCGATAATGCTCTAAAATGTGCAGAGCTTGTTTATACATATTCTGAACAACTCCTAACAGGTGAGCGCACAGACTATAAAAATGTGCTAAAAGAAATGACAAGAGATGTAAATAAACTCTTGCCTTAA
- a CDS encoding SGNH family hydrolase produces the protein MQQAKFVFIAFFTLLSLTITLHSSIVTYIEQQYHNFTESHSLFARTLGDVYQASFLKPYAIFALSDEVMRDLEQQRARIFTFNNAFDSAPLPLDDEDIESTLTNNLPDSKTPTIPAIAQAPQTMPEPTIPQPTIVESTTESKPLNPTDSNATESSAAQSPRIESKPIESKDTPEPANAQKPAEKSPENPPQKPIEESYTPLRAINNPRISIMEGSSVLLIGDSMMQGVAPYILKGFKKLNLTGINLSKHSTGLTYKHYFDWEAATKDAFMNNPQIALVVVLLGANDPWTMKKHIAFKSARWEEIYTQRISEIIAVAKAHNARVVWYEVPSVREKSLNDKILYLNSLYEHTLKNNGEYFLQTNGIITQGGKYSAFIKNAKNKSVQVRIDDGVHFTARGYQIMANIFLNALVIEPASTDSAPIDSMNTESKSVDSINTESAIESTQGTAIQSRAQGKMQGKDYALMRFALNRAE, from the coding sequence ATGCAGCAGGCAAAGTTTGTTTTCATCGCATTTTTTACACTTCTTAGCCTTACAATAACCCTGCACAGCTCCATTGTAACCTACATCGAGCAGCAATACCATAACTTTACAGAATCTCATAGCCTTTTTGCGCGCACATTGGGCGATGTCTATCAGGCAAGCTTTTTGAAGCCTTATGCGATTTTTGCTTTAAGCGATGAGGTTATGCGTGATTTAGAGCAACAAAGAGCGCGTATTTTTACTTTCAATAATGCTTTTGATAGCGCTCCTTTGCCATTAGATGATGAGGATATAGAATCTACGCTAACAAATAATTTGCCAGATTCTAAAACGCCCACAATACCTGCTATCGCGCAAGCACCCCAAACTATGCCAGAGCCTACTATTCCGCAGCCCACTATTGTAGAATCCACCACAGAATCTAAACCATTAAATCCCACAGATTCTAATGCTACAGAATCTAGCGCCGCGCAATCCCCCCGCATAGAATCTAAGCCTATAGAATCTAAAGACACGCCAGAGCCAGCCAATGCACAAAAGCCCGCAGAAAAATCCCCAGAAAATCCTCCGCAAAAGCCTATTGAGGAGAGTTACACACCTTTAAGAGCAATCAACAATCCACGCATTAGCATTATGGAGGGTTCATCTGTGCTACTCATAGGAGATTCTATGATGCAAGGCGTCGCGCCCTATATTCTTAAAGGCTTTAAGAAACTTAATCTCACAGGTATAAACCTTAGCAAACACAGCACAGGCTTAACTTATAAGCATTATTTTGATTGGGAGGCAGCCACCAAAGATGCCTTTATGAATAATCCTCAAATTGCCCTTGTTGTGGTGCTTCTAGGCGCAAATGACCCATGGACTATGAAAAAGCATATCGCCTTTAAAAGCGCGCGTTGGGAGGAGATTTACACACAGCGCATTAGTGAGATTATAGCCGTTGCTAAAGCGCATAATGCGCGCGTGGTGTGGTATGAAGTGCCATCAGTGCGCGAAAAAAGCCTAAATGATAAAATTTTATATCTTAATAGCCTCTATGAGCATACACTTAAAAATAATGGCGAATATTTCTTGCAAACTAATGGCATAATCACGCAGGGTGGGAAATATTCAGCCTTTATCAAAAATGCAAAAAATAAAAGCGTGCAAGTGCGTATTGATGATGGTGTGCATTTCACAGCGCGCGGCTATCAAATTATGGCAAATATCTTTTTAAACGCGCTTGTGATAGAGCCTGCTAGCACAGATTCTGCGCCTATAGATTCTATGAATACAGAATCTAAGAGCGTAGATTCTATAAACACAGAATCTGCCATAGAATCTACACAAGGCACAGCCATACAATCGCGCGCGCAAGGAAAAATGCAAGGCAAAGATTATGCGCTTATGCGTTTTGCGCTAAATAGGGCAGAATAA
- a CDS encoding GDSL-type esterase/lipase family protein translates to MLFRVFIICALCCCAKAAPSYSLSAIAKALNTESTIPAQSKPLLQSSRGIINFSPTSSELAQKIAQKTPLVVRILGDSHIAGDFFSHRLRQLLFKDYSLGFVYPLYPAYHQNIALKYESSNFEILNSRTDALDDYPLGGIVARPTELPAHISLTPNIKSDKLLSKIIFKSPNKEGVIIIEDAAQQRFIISAKNPFVWQILTLKLQYPITLRALNEKVLLGGFFIYDEGGNNIVENLGINGARADIWLKWDKRLIQEELGLLPADLFILCYGSNDALYDTFNESVFLKNYSDLIDTIRAANPKAQILLLAPPPVVKKVANATKRRKAVYKLTKNAKAVKSAIHKLAKQKQTLLFDMEDFINESGGKKKWEQANLAKPDVHLLPLGYRLIADKIFYELHKLK, encoded by the coding sequence ATGCTTTTTAGGGTTTTTATAATATGTGCCTTGTGCTGCTGCGCCAAAGCCGCGCCATCTTACTCGCTAAGCGCCATTGCTAAAGCCTTAAATACAGAATCTACCATACCCGCGCAGAGCAAGCCGCTTTTACAATCTAGCCGCGGCATTATTAATTTTTCGCCCACATCAAGCGAGCTTGCCCAAAAGATAGCGCAAAAAACGCCGCTTGTGGTGAGAATCTTGGGCGATTCACACATTGCGGGGGATTTTTTCTCACATCGTTTGCGGCAATTGCTTTTTAAAGATTATTCGCTAGGCTTTGTTTATCCGCTCTATCCGGCATATCACCAAAATATTGCCCTAAAATATGAAAGTAGCAATTTTGAGATTTTAAATTCGCGCACTGATGCGCTAGATGATTATCCGCTAGGGGGCATAGTGGCAAGACCTACGGAGCTACCCGCACACATTAGCCTCACACCCAATATAAAAAGTGATAAATTGCTTAGTAAAATTATTTTTAAATCGCCCAATAAAGAAGGCGTGATTATCATAGAAGACGCCGCGCAGCAAAGATTTATTATTAGCGCGAAAAATCCTTTTGTGTGGCAGATTCTAACCCTCAAACTCCAGTATCCCATTACCTTGCGCGCGCTCAATGAAAAGGTGCTTTTGGGCGGATTTTTCATCTATGATGAGGGGGGAAACAATATTGTTGAGAATCTAGGCATTAATGGCGCACGCGCAGATATTTGGCTTAAGTGGGATAAAAGGCTCATTCAAGAGGAGCTAGGGCTTTTGCCTGCGGATTTATTTATTTTGTGCTATGGCTCAAATGACGCGCTATATGATACTTTTAATGAAAGTGTGTTTTTAAAAAACTATAGCGATTTGATTGATACAATTAGGGCGGCTAATCCTAAGGCGCAGATTCTACTCTTAGCCCCACCGCCTGTGGTAAAAAAAGTAGCCAATGCAACAAAGCGCAGAAAAGCAGTCTATAAACTTACAAAAAATGCTAAAGCGGTTAAAAGCGCTATCCACAAGCTAGCCAAACAAAAGCAAACGCTCCTTTTTGATATGGAGGATTTCATCAATGAAAGTGGGGGAAAGAAAAAATGGGAGCAGGCTAATCTCGCAAAGCCCGATGTGCATTTGCTTCCACTAGGCTATAGGCTTATAGCTGATAAGATTTTTTATGAGTTGCATAAACTTAAATAG
- a CDS encoding YceI family protein — protein sequence MKKVMLCAALSIACSAGLMAESYVVDASHSSVEFGVKHMSVSNVKGSFDKFSGSVELDGKTITKLDGEVQIASINTNSEARDKHLNAPDFFDAKKFDKATLSLVKHSGKKLEANVTIRGITKKVTFDVELNGPVKHPKTGKDVIALSLEGKLNRKDFNVGADTANAMVSDNVNVKIELEAAQK from the coding sequence ATGAAAAAAGTTATGTTGTGTGCAGCACTTAGCATTGCGTGCAGTGCAGGATTAATGGCGGAGTCTTATGTGGTTGATGCCTCTCACTCATCAGTTGAATTTGGCGTAAAGCATATGAGCGTGAGCAATGTAAAAGGGAGCTTTGATAAGTTTAGCGGAAGCGTTGAGCTTGATGGCAAGACAATTACAAAGCTTGATGGCGAAGTGCAAATCGCTTCGATTAATACCAATTCCGAAGCGCGCGATAAGCACTTGAATGCGCCAGATTTTTTTGACGCTAAGAAATTTGATAAAGCCACGCTAAGCCTTGTAAAGCACAGCGGCAAGAAGCTTGAAGCGAATGTAACAATTAGGGGTATTACTAAGAAAGTAACTTTTGATGTAGAGCTTAATGGTCCTGTAAAGCACCCAAAAACAGGCAAAGATGTTATCGCGCTTTCACTTGAGGGCAAACTTAATCGCAAGGATTTCAATGTCGGTGCAGACACTGCAAATGCGATGGTAAGCGATAATGTGAATGTAAAAATCGAGCTTGAGGCTGCGCAAAAATAA